Proteins from one Hydrogenivirga caldilitoris genomic window:
- a CDS encoding NAD(P)/FAD-dependent oxidoreductase, with protein sequence MQKKSSGVSRRGFITGSAIALAMTGVPTVVAKSKTSLLSEPRGKRVVVVGGGYGGVTAAKYIKKENPEAEVVLIEKNQLFVSCPLSNHYLVGLIDYGQLCFPYNKLYTKYGVKVINDLVVDIDLTKRKVFTSRGYIDYNYLVLSTGIEYDTENYPFYKEALWHFPAAFSPGSEHLYLRRLIEEFEGENVVITVPKMPYRCPPAPYERAAMLLSYIKENGLKAHMYFIDANEHPPVLSDGFMKAYEDFYRGTATYITGATVKDIDVGKKKVITDKGEFVFDFGSLIPPMRAPRFLKEVGLLGKGDRWVSVDPMTYETEFKNVFVIGDSCETYLPKSGYAANSEAKVVAKIIGGRIKGKEYRGELIQHGICYAMVNLKSAIVMEVEYKYNVETREIQKILREDNTWKVSTAKRYYEWARGLWRDMFL encoded by the coding sequence ATGCAAAAGAAGTCATCAGGTGTTAGCAGGAGAGGGTTCATAACAGGCTCGGCTATCGCTTTAGCCATGACGGGAGTTCCCACTGTTGTAGCCAAGAGCAAAACCTCCCTGCTTTCCGAACCAAGGGGCAAGAGGGTCGTTGTGGTCGGTGGCGGTTACGGAGGGGTCACAGCGGCAAAGTATATAAAGAAAGAGAATCCTGAAGCTGAGGTTGTTCTCATAGAAAAGAACCAGCTCTTCGTATCCTGCCCCCTGAGCAATCATTATCTCGTTGGTTTGATAGACTATGGACAGCTTTGTTTTCCCTACAATAAACTTTACACAAAGTACGGGGTCAAGGTTATAAACGACCTTGTAGTTGATATAGACCTAACCAAGAGGAAGGTGTTTACATCAAGAGGTTACATAGATTACAACTACCTGGTCCTATCCACAGGGATAGAGTACGATACGGAAAACTACCCCTTCTATAAGGAAGCACTCTGGCACTTTCCTGCAGCCTTCAGTCCAGGTTCAGAGCACCTTTACCTGAGAAGACTGATAGAGGAGTTTGAGGGTGAGAACGTAGTCATAACGGTCCCAAAGATGCCCTACCGCTGTCCCCCAGCACCCTACGAGAGAGCTGCGATGCTACTTAGTTACATAAAGGAGAACGGACTTAAAGCTCACATGTACTTCATAGACGCCAATGAACATCCACCTGTGCTGAGCGATGGCTTTATGAAAGCCTACGAAGACTTTTACAGGGGAACAGCCACCTACATTACTGGGGCAACGGTTAAAGATATAGACGTGGGGAAAAAAAAGGTTATAACCGACAAGGGTGAATTCGTCTTTGATTTTGGCTCCCTAATACCACCTATGAGGGCTCCCCGTTTCCTGAAAGAAGTGGGTCTTCTCGGAAAAGGCGACAGGTGGGTTTCGGTTGATCCGATGACTTACGAGACAGAGTTCAAGAACGTCTTTGTCATAGGGGATTCCTGTGAAACCTACCTGCCAAAGAGCGGATACGCAGCAAACTCTGAGGCTAAAGTGGTAGCCAAGATAATAGGTGGAAGAATAAAGGGCAAGGAATACAGGGGTGAGCTTATACAGCACGGAATTTGCTATGCAATGGTGAACCTCAAGTCCGCAATAGTCATGGAAGTAGAGTACAAATACAACGTGGAGACACGGGAGATACAGAAGATCCTCAGGGAAGACAACACATGGAAGGTATCCACCGCAAAGAGATACTACGAATGGGCAAGGGGTCTTTGGAGAGACATGTTCCTGTAA
- a CDS encoding OmpA family protein, translating into MLKVVTAIALLVSVAFSFRVTQGIDEAQRAVIKAYNVGAKDKAPYLYSKTRGYKEVASVLASEADDVGSRVFAIRTMNYASKAISAAFSGKEELTPVDTVPKITEEKKDVFQLVDINDIKNRIEFLRENRGVSCSPRELGRAEAFYDALLYELGKEEPNSALILKFYNEVSTESKIAESKLKVAMENELECYTGVRKVVTPPPPVEEKPKEETVAKEEEKKPEEKKEPQIIEEPLKITARIHFDFDKYNIRREYIPILNEVVKTLKENEFIKVRIEGFTDIIGTKEYNEKLARKRAEAVKSYLLENGIPEDKIEVVGFGKERFIASNEDKIGRLTNRRVEFIVIKLQEE; encoded by the coding sequence ATGTTAAAGGTGGTCACGGCTATAGCCCTGCTTGTAAGTGTAGCCTTTTCCTTCAGAGTTACCCAAGGAATAGACGAAGCCCAGAGGGCTGTGATAAAAGCCTACAACGTTGGAGCAAAGGATAAAGCCCCCTACCTGTACTCAAAGACCAGAGGATACAAGGAGGTAGCCTCCGTACTGGCATCAGAAGCTGACGATGTGGGTTCAAGGGTTTTTGCTATACGTACTATGAACTACGCTTCTAAAGCTATAAGTGCAGCTTTCAGTGGCAAAGAAGAGCTGACACCTGTTGACACTGTTCCAAAAATCACCGAGGAGAAAAAGGACGTTTTTCAGCTTGTTGATATAAACGACATCAAGAACAGGATAGAGTTCCTTAGAGAAAACCGGGGTGTGAGCTGCTCGCCCCGAGAGCTTGGCAGGGCTGAAGCCTTTTACGATGCTCTCCTTTACGAGCTGGGCAAAGAGGAGCCAAACTCAGCCCTTATACTGAAGTTCTACAATGAGGTCAGCACAGAGAGCAAGATAGCCGAGAGTAAACTTAAGGTAGCTATGGAGAACGAACTTGAGTGTTACACAGGCGTTAGGAAGGTTGTTACACCACCCCCTCCGGTGGAGGAGAAACCCAAGGAGGAAACCGTAGCAAAGGAGGAGGAGAAGAAGCCTGAAGAGAAGAAAGAACCCCAGATAATTGAGGAACCGCTGAAGATAACGGCAAGAATCCACTTTGATTTTGATAAGTACAACATAAGGAGAGAGTACATACCTATACTCAACGAAGTTGTCAAAACCCTGAAGGAAAATGAGTTTATAAAGGTAAGGATAGAAGGCTTTACTGACATAATAGGAACGAAAGAGTACAACGAGAAGCTGGCAAGAAAGAGAGCTGAGGCAGTCAAGAGTTACTTGCTTGAGAACGGCATACCTGAAGACAAGATTGAGGTCGTCGGTTTTGGAAAGGAAAGATTTATAGCGAGCAACGAGGACAAGATAGGTAGACTAACCAACAGAAGGGTTGAGTTCATAGTTATTAAGCTTCAAGAGGAGTAA
- the argJ gene encoding bifunctional glutamate N-acetyltransferase/amino-acid acetyltransferase ArgJ, with translation MPDILMGVGKAGLKESGKPDILVVVLPYPCVSSFLFTDNYFKAGSVIYSERVAKRTEKVSALVINSGNANCGTGEEGIMHAELMARQVAQKLDIKHDEVLVFSTGIIGKPLPIDRVLKAIDDACSILEPLDLERASEAISTTDSFPKFDFVKKEQLETFGFAKGAGMIAPSMATMLAFVFTKADVDYETLRQIHRDVNERTFNSITVDGCESTNDSFGLIALGEVQANPEDVKAQVFEVTENLAKKIVEDGEGATKVIKVTVKRATLEMKAREIARAVANSLLVKTAMYGRDPNWGRIAAAAGSTEFPIDPFSMKIYIGGHLLYDGKPHPKAGSMAKRYLEEEKEIEVVIDLNEGRNSWTYYSSDIGYEYVRINAEYHT, from the coding sequence ATGCCCGATATCCTTATGGGCGTTGGAAAAGCCGGACTCAAGGAGTCTGGCAAACCCGATATACTGGTAGTGGTTCTGCCCTACCCATGTGTGTCTTCCTTCCTTTTTACCGATAACTACTTCAAGGCAGGGTCTGTGATTTACTCTGAGAGGGTAGCCAAAAGGACAGAGAAAGTCAGTGCTCTCGTTATAAACAGCGGGAATGCGAACTGTGGCACAGGAGAGGAAGGGATTATGCACGCCGAGCTCATGGCACGCCAGGTTGCCCAGAAACTTGATATAAAGCACGACGAAGTCCTAGTTTTTTCCACGGGAATAATAGGTAAACCTCTGCCCATTGACAGGGTTCTAAAAGCAATAGATGATGCCTGTTCTATCCTAGAGCCCTTAGACCTGGAGAGGGCTTCGGAAGCGATATCTACAACGGACAGCTTCCCAAAGTTTGATTTTGTGAAAAAGGAACAGCTTGAGACCTTTGGTTTCGCTAAAGGGGCAGGAATGATAGCTCCGTCTATGGCAACTATGCTTGCCTTTGTATTTACCAAAGCGGATGTGGATTATGAAACCTTGAGGCAGATACACAGAGATGTGAACGAAAGAACCTTTAACTCTATAACCGTGGACGGGTGTGAAAGTACCAACGATAGCTTTGGATTGATAGCCTTAGGAGAAGTTCAGGCTAACCCAGAAGATGTGAAGGCTCAGGTCTTTGAAGTTACGGAAAACCTTGCAAAGAAGATAGTTGAGGACGGAGAAGGGGCGACAAAAGTCATAAAGGTCACCGTAAAGAGGGCAACCCTTGAGATGAAGGCTAGGGAGATAGCCAGGGCTGTCGCAAACTCACTCTTGGTCAAAACCGCTATGTACGGCAGAGACCCTAACTGGGGAAGGATAGCCGCAGCAGCCGGAAGCACCGAGTTCCCCATTGATCCTTTTTCAATGAAGATTTACATAGGGGGGCATCTCTTATACGACGGAAAACCTCACCCAAAAGCGGGAAGCATGGCAAAGAGATATCTTGAAGAGGAAAAGGAGATAGAGGTTGTTATTGACTTAAACGAAGGCAGAAACTCCTGGACTTACTATTCCTCAGACATAGGTTATGAGTATGTGAGAATAAATGCAGAGTACCACACGTGA
- a CDS encoding slipin family protein — MRGLIEALPFFIFVAVFLAIAMGGNIFKYIGGFAMIFSPIVVLVILVIIFLLAAIKIIPEYERAVVFRLGRVIGAKGPGLIIIIPIIDRIVRVSLRTITLDVPTQDIITKDNVSVQVDAVVYFRVVDPIKAIIEVEDYLYATSQIAQTTLRSVCGEAELDELLAQREQINLRLQEIIDRQTDPWGVKVTAVELKKIDLPEDLRKAIARQAEAERERRAKIISAEAEFQAAQKLLDAAKILATEPIAIQLRYLETLHTIGLQNTKTVIFPFPFEFVEFIGKKREGKDTSSPQP, encoded by the coding sequence ATGAGAGGTTTGATTGAAGCCTTACCCTTTTTCATATTCGTGGCGGTGTTCTTAGCTATAGCCATGGGTGGAAACATATTCAAGTACATAGGAGGGTTTGCCATGATTTTCTCCCCGATAGTTGTCCTCGTTATATTAGTAATAATCTTCTTGCTCGCTGCAATAAAGATAATACCTGAGTACGAAAGGGCAGTTGTTTTCCGTTTGGGGAGAGTTATCGGAGCAAAAGGTCCCGGACTGATAATCATAATACCTATAATTGACCGTATAGTCAGGGTGTCTCTCAGGACGATAACCCTTGACGTCCCGACCCAGGACATAATTACGAAAGATAACGTCTCAGTCCAGGTTGATGCGGTCGTTTACTTCAGGGTTGTTGACCCTATCAAAGCGATAATTGAAGTTGAAGATTACCTCTACGCTACCTCCCAGATAGCACAGACCACCCTGAGGAGTGTCTGCGGTGAAGCGGAGCTTGACGAGCTCTTAGCCCAGAGGGAACAGATAAACCTCCGACTTCAGGAGATAATAGACAGGCAGACAGACCCGTGGGGTGTCAAGGTTACAGCTGTTGAGCTCAAGAAGATAGACTTGCCTGAAGACCTGCGAAAGGCTATAGCGAGACAGGCTGAGGCGGAAAGAGAGAGAAGGGCTAAGATAATATCCGCTGAAGCGGAGTTTCAAGCTGCTCAGAAACTACTTGATGCTGCCAAGATACTCGCAACAGAACCTATAGCCATACAGCTAAGATACCTTGAGACGTTACACACAATAGGTTTGCAGAACACTAAAACCGTAATATTCCCTTTCCCCTTTGAGTTCGTAGAGTTTATAGGGAAGAAGAGGGAAGGAAAGGATACCTCCTCCCCCCAACCATAG
- the speD gene encoding adenosylmethionine decarboxylase: MAKTLGLHILADLYGVDAERIDRVEDIRNLLETAVKVADLTKISSHYYQFQPHGATGVVLLAESHISIHTWPEHGLATIDVYTCGDPSKAYRAMEYIVNTLEPKRVDKQVHERGIVGEHRQSEELRSILLSA, encoded by the coding sequence ATGGCAAAGACCCTCGGACTGCATATCCTAGCGGACCTTTACGGTGTTGACGCGGAGCGTATTGACCGCGTAGAGGATATCAGAAACCTTTTGGAGACCGCCGTTAAGGTCGCCGACCTCACAAAAATATCATCTCACTACTACCAGTTCCAGCCCCACGGAGCTACAGGAGTTGTCCTTCTTGCCGAATCTCACATATCAATTCACACATGGCCGGAGCATGGTCTTGCTACCATTGATGTGTACACCTGCGGAGACCCGTCCAAAGCTTACAGGGCTATGGAGTACATAGTTAATACCTTGGAGCCTAAGAGGGTTGACAAACAGGTGCACGAAAGGGGTATAGTTGGTGAGCACAGGCAGTCCGAGGAACTGCGAAGTATACTGTTGAGCGCCTGA
- a CDS encoding RsmD family RNA methyltransferase, whose product MKKTRRVQKLRPTSSLVKNALFNILGNIEDLAFLDLFAGTGQIGLEAERRGAQVIYVEKNPSRVLEIKKKAKGKVIRGDALKVLDRLDIQPNIIFADPPYNFEEYELLIHKSLKALAPGGLFILEHDKRKEFQADEVRIYGDTALSFWRKKE is encoded by the coding sequence GTGAAAAAGACAAGAAGGGTTCAAAAACTCCGCCCCACCTCTTCCCTGGTAAAAAACGCCCTTTTCAACATACTTGGGAATATTGAAGATTTGGCATTCCTTGACCTGTTCGCTGGAACAGGACAGATAGGGCTTGAGGCTGAAAGGAGAGGTGCACAGGTAATATACGTAGAGAAGAACCCGAGTCGGGTACTTGAGATAAAGAAGAAGGCAAAGGGAAAGGTTATAAGAGGTGATGCTCTGAAAGTCCTTGACAGACTTGATATCCAGCCCAACATAATATTCGCTGATCCACCTTACAACTTTGAGGAGTATGAGCTCCTTATACATAAATCTTTAAAAGCTCTTGCCCCCGGAGGGCTCTTTATCCTTGAGCACGACAAGAGGAAGGAGTTCCAAGCTGATGAGGTTAGGATTTACGGAGACACCGCTTTATCCTTCTGGAGGAAAAAGGAATGA
- the coaD gene encoding pantetheine-phosphate adenylyltransferase, whose amino-acid sequence MKKAVYPGTFDPPHLGHLDIVERSLKLFDKVVVAIAKNPRKNILFPLEERLEMFREMTKPMGDKVEVKGFDSLLVDFMKKEKVDIIVRGVRLFTDFEYELQIAMTNFKLAQVETVFMMPSQEYIHISSTIVRDIASYCGELEELVHPFVAQKLRERFRCG is encoded by the coding sequence ATGAAAAAAGCTGTGTACCCGGGAACCTTTGACCCGCCTCACCTGGGACATCTTGACATAGTAGAAAGAAGTCTAAAGCTGTTTGATAAGGTGGTTGTGGCTATTGCAAAGAACCCGAGGAAGAACATCCTCTTCCCACTGGAGGAGCGCTTGGAGATGTTCCGTGAGATGACCAAACCTATGGGTGACAAGGTTGAGGTAAAAGGATTTGACTCTTTACTGGTTGACTTTATGAAGAAAGAAAAGGTGGACATAATAGTCAGGGGGGTAAGGCTTTTCACAGACTTTGAGTACGAGCTACAGATAGCCATGACCAATTTCAAACTCGCCCAGGTAGAAACTGTGTTCATGATGCCCTCCCAGGAATACATACACATAAGCTCAACCATAGTCAGGGATATAGCCTCCTACTGTGGAGAACTGGAAGAGCTTGTTCACCCCTTCGTAGCCCAGAAGCTCAGGGAGAGGTTCAGATGCGGGTAA
- a CDS encoding DUF302 domain-containing protein: protein MLINVESAKSVEEVRQKLEETAKAKGFGVMSTHEVTKILESKGQPINYSCVIVEICQPRAASQVLSRNPYISTAMPCRVAIFEQGGKTILSTIAPTEMLNMFNEQELEGIAQEVEKLVREIMEESAK from the coding sequence ATGCTCATAAACGTTGAGAGCGCCAAAAGCGTTGAAGAGGTCAGACAGAAACTTGAAGAAACAGCAAAGGCTAAAGGTTTCGGTGTAATGAGCACCCACGAAGTTACAAAGATACTTGAGAGCAAAGGACAGCCCATAAACTATTCCTGCGTGATAGTTGAGATATGCCAGCCCAGAGCAGCGAGCCAGGTTCTGTCAAGGAATCCTTACATATCAACGGCTATGCCCTGTAGGGTAGCAATATTTGAGCAGGGTGGTAAAACCATCCTCAGCACTATCGCACCCACAGAAATGCTTAACATGTTTAACGAGCAGGAGCTTGAAGGTATAGCTCAAGAGGTAGAGAAGCTCGTAAGAGAAATAATGGAAGAATCAGCTAAATGA
- the ribD gene encoding bifunctional diaminohydroxyphosphoribosylaminopyrimidine deaminase/5-amino-6-(5-phosphoribosylamino)uracil reductase RibD, protein MNEAGYMSLALSLARRRKGLTHPNPTVGCVVVREGEIVGLGYHERAGYPHAEVVALEQAGDRAEGATVYVTLEPCTHFGRTPPCTDALIRAKVKKVVVAVQDQNPMVRGKGIQKLQEAGIEVVTGVLEREAYELNEDFFTYVTKKRPYVTLKLAQTVDGKIATLSGDSKWISSPQSRRFAHRLRAEATAVLVGINTVLRDNPSLTVRHIPFERQPTRVVIDPELDIPIDSDLVRDGIAQTLVVFSQRKPSKEEGLLRLGVQLLHMEEIDLTELLGELARRDILHLLVEGGAYTVSTFIREGLWDRLVLFQAPKLLGEGVSLSGLGIERISDCLNLKLRKGYRLGEDMVFEYVPVMERRLLKW, encoded by the coding sequence ATGAATGAAGCCGGTTACATGTCCCTTGCCCTTTCCCTCGCCCGGAGGAGGAAAGGTCTGACCCATCCAAATCCAACTGTAGGTTGCGTGGTGGTGAGGGAAGGGGAGATAGTCGGTCTAGGATACCATGAAAGGGCTGGGTACCCCCATGCCGAAGTTGTAGCTTTAGAGCAGGCTGGAGATAGAGCCGAAGGAGCAACAGTCTACGTGACCCTTGAACCCTGTACCCACTTTGGCAGAACTCCCCCCTGTACAGATGCACTCATAAGGGCAAAGGTAAAGAAGGTTGTCGTAGCGGTTCAGGACCAGAACCCCATGGTGAGAGGAAAGGGCATCCAGAAACTCCAGGAGGCAGGCATAGAGGTCGTTACAGGTGTACTTGAAAGGGAAGCTTACGAGCTGAACGAAGACTTCTTTACATACGTGACAAAGAAGAGACCTTACGTTACCCTTAAACTTGCCCAGACAGTAGATGGAAAGATAGCTACCCTATCGGGGGACAGTAAGTGGATAAGCTCCCCTCAGAGCAGGCGCTTTGCTCACAGGCTAAGAGCTGAAGCCACCGCTGTACTTGTAGGTATAAACACGGTCCTGAGGGACAACCCCTCTTTAACGGTCAGGCATATACCCTTTGAGAGGCAGCCTACAAGGGTGGTCATTGACCCGGAACTTGACATACCCATTGATTCTGACCTCGTCCGTGATGGTATAGCTCAGACCCTTGTCGTTTTCTCACAGCGAAAACCCAGCAAGGAGGAAGGACTGCTAAGGTTGGGGGTGCAACTGCTTCACATGGAGGAAATTGACCTCACGGAGCTTCTGGGAGAACTTGCAAGGAGAGATATACTTCACCTCCTGGTAGAGGGAGGAGCTTACACGGTTAGCACCTTTATAAGAGAGGGTTTATGGGACAGACTGGTTTTATTTCAAGCTCCCAAACTCTTGGGAGAAGGAGTATCCCTGAGCGGTTTAGGAATTGAAAGGATAAGCGACTGTTTGAACCTTAAGCTCAGGAAAGGCTATAGGCTTGGAGAAGACATGGTTTTTGAGTATGTCCCCGTCATGGAAAGAAGGCTCTTGAAATGGTAA
- a CDS encoding YgfZ/GcvT domain-containing protein, whose amino-acid sequence MRWIKLNRSKIKVFGKPVKILMKGMTAPEEHTHFLHSLLTNNIKALQPGSFNYNLWLKQNGQPVGDFFVYRVGEYYILDTEKPAHEVIEEFNRLKLSLKVFFEDLTSEMEHIFIFGEGSSEFIESNFNTKLEDLHFKEVDGLIIAKNPLRLRQTGYDLMGDLSHVREILPKDKSIHEKEFEDERIRNCVPKIGKELGEGYSPLEAGVLNYAIDMNKGCYVGQEAIARVYFRGRTPRVLTRMVRLEGEISEGDKLQVGNKAVGIITSLNSEGSLALGYVLRSLYEPGKELETQKGRVRLEESCEQERKS is encoded by the coding sequence ATGAGGTGGATAAAGCTCAACAGGAGCAAGATAAAGGTATTCGGAAAACCTGTAAAAATCCTTATGAAGGGTATGACAGCGCCAGAGGAACACACCCATTTCCTGCACAGCCTTCTTACCAATAACATAAAGGCGCTCCAGCCAGGAAGTTTTAACTACAACCTATGGTTAAAACAGAACGGACAGCCTGTAGGTGATTTCTTTGTTTACAGGGTAGGAGAGTACTACATACTTGATACGGAGAAGCCTGCCCATGAGGTTATAGAAGAGTTCAACCGCCTCAAGCTCTCTTTAAAGGTCTTCTTTGAGGATTTGACCTCTGAAATGGAACACATTTTCATCTTCGGTGAGGGAAGCTCGGAATTTATAGAGAGCAACTTCAACACAAAGCTTGAAGACTTACACTTTAAAGAGGTTGACGGCTTAATAATAGCCAAGAATCCGCTGAGGTTGAGGCAGACAGGCTACGACCTCATGGGAGACCTGTCGCATGTAAGAGAGATACTGCCCAAAGATAAATCTATTCATGAAAAAGAGTTTGAGGATGAGAGGATCAGAAACTGTGTACCTAAGATCGGCAAAGAACTCGGGGAAGGATATTCTCCCTTAGAAGCTGGGGTTTTAAACTACGCTATAGACATGAACAAGGGATGCTATGTGGGGCAAGAAGCCATAGCACGGGTTTACTTCAGGGGAAGGACTCCAAGGGTACTCACAAGGATGGTAAGGTTAGAGGGTGAGATCTCAGAGGGAGATAAGCTCCAGGTTGGAAATAAGGCTGTGGGCATAATAACCTCTCTAAACTCCGAAGGCAGCCTTGCTCTGGGATACGTTTTAAGAAGCCTTTACGAGCCTGGCAAAGAACTGGAAACTCAGAAGGGAAGGGTTAGGCTGGAGGAGAGTTGTGAACAAGAGAGAAAGAGCTAA
- a CDS encoding dienelactone hydrolase family protein produces MGRNVEFEVSGVKVTGYLAEPSNKGPAVLIIHEWWGLDSPLSNIKELTDKLAGEGFVAFAPDLYKGKSADNPDDAGKLMTDMFQNRMNEVDAMFRASVEYLKNLDITEPAKVGVTGFCCGGTLSMYFASKFPELIDASVPFYGLPQLAPIDPHTIKVPIFFIMAQNDEFVDNDSVIDLFKGVWKNGVEAQAKVYPGVNHAFLNDRRPDVYNESCAKDAWNLAVEFFRRHLG; encoded by the coding sequence ATGGGAAGGAATGTAGAGTTTGAGGTTAGTGGGGTGAAAGTTACCGGATACCTGGCAGAGCCTTCAAACAAAGGACCTGCGGTTTTGATAATACATGAGTGGTGGGGACTGGATTCTCCCCTATCAAACATAAAGGAGCTCACAGATAAACTTGCAGGGGAAGGATTTGTAGCCTTTGCCCCAGACCTGTACAAAGGCAAAAGTGCAGATAATCCGGACGATGCGGGCAAGCTTATGACGGATATGTTTCAGAACAGGATGAACGAAGTGGATGCTATGTTCAGGGCGAGTGTTGAATACCTCAAAAACCTGGACATAACAGAACCAGCAAAGGTTGGTGTAACGGGTTTCTGCTGCGGTGGAACCCTTTCTATGTACTTTGCAAGCAAGTTTCCTGAGCTGATTGACGCGAGCGTTCCTTTCTACGGATTGCCCCAGCTTGCCCCAATTGACCCGCATACGATAAAAGTTCCAATATTCTTTATCATGGCACAGAACGATGAGTTTGTGGACAACGACAGTGTAATAGACCTTTTCAAAGGGGTATGGAAGAACGGCGTTGAAGCTCAAGCGAAGGTCTATCCGGGTGTGAACCACGCCTTTCTTAACGACAGGAGGCCTGACGTTTACAACGAAAGCTGCGCAAAGGATGCCTGGAATCTGGCAGTTGAGTTCTTTAGGAGACATCTCGGCTGA
- the rpmB gene encoding 50S ribosomal protein L28, with amino-acid sequence MAACEICGKRVMHGRRVTFSAERNPRLFKPNVHKLRVRLPDGTVKRVYVCTKCLKAGKVVKAVRVPKE; translated from the coding sequence ATGGCTGCCTGTGAGATATGCGGTAAGAGAGTTATGCACGGAAGGAGAGTTACCTTCTCTGCAGAGAGGAACCCCAGACTGTTCAAGCCCAACGTCCACAAGTTAAGGGTCAGATTGCCCGATGGGACTGTAAAAAGGGTATACGTCTGCACCAAGTGTCTAAAAGCTGGCAAGGTTGTAAAGGCTGTTCGCGTCCCGAAAGAGTAG
- the aroC gene encoding chorismate synthase translates to MSLRVLRFLTAGESHGRGLTAVLEGIPANLDISTEYINRELQRRQRGYGRGGRMKIEKDKVEILSGVRFGKTIGSPITLWIENKDWKNWEDKMAVEGEPTESVVPFKRPRPGHADLVGGIKYNQRDLRNILERASARETAARVAIGAVCKRFLEEFGIRVGSYVINIGECSFPLEEKDLLKRHELAEQSELRFPDPSKDEEFKRYIDSVREKGESAGGMFEVFAVGVPPGLGSHIQWDRRIDGRIAQAMMSIQAMKAVEIGLGVESATRLGSEVHDEIGYDPERGYFRYSNNLGGTEGGITNGMPILVRVTMKPIPTLKNPLRSVDIDTKEELSAGKERTDVVAVPAASVVGEAMLAIVLTDALLEKLGGDFMEEVKSRFEIYMKHVKSF, encoded by the coding sequence ATGTCCCTTCGCGTTCTCCGATTCCTAACCGCAGGGGAGTCCCACGGTAGAGGACTCACAGCTGTCCTTGAGGGCATACCTGCTAACCTTGATATATCCACAGAGTATATAAACAGGGAGCTTCAAAGGAGGCAGAGGGGGTACGGTCGTGGGGGGAGGATGAAGATTGAAAAGGACAAGGTTGAGATACTCTCAGGTGTTCGTTTTGGAAAGACAATAGGGTCCCCTATAACCCTCTGGATAGAAAACAAAGACTGGAAAAACTGGGAAGATAAGATGGCTGTGGAGGGAGAACCTACGGAGAGCGTAGTTCCCTTTAAGAGACCGAGACCAGGGCACGCGGACCTGGTGGGGGGTATAAAGTACAACCAGAGAGACCTGAGAAATATTCTTGAAAGAGCCTCCGCAAGAGAGACAGCAGCCAGGGTAGCTATCGGTGCCGTCTGTAAAAGGTTTCTTGAAGAGTTTGGCATACGGGTCGGTAGCTACGTTATAAACATCGGAGAGTGCTCATTTCCACTGGAAGAAAAGGACCTTCTCAAAAGACATGAGCTTGCCGAGCAATCGGAATTGAGATTCCCAGACCCTTCAAAGGACGAAGAATTCAAGAGGTACATAGACAGTGTGCGGGAGAAAGGAGAGAGCGCCGGCGGAATGTTTGAGGTGTTTGCAGTTGGTGTTCCACCTGGTCTTGGAAGTCATATCCAGTGGGACAGAAGGATAGATGGAAGGATAGCACAGGCTATGATGAGTATTCAGGCTATGAAAGCCGTTGAAATAGGGCTTGGTGTAGAATCCGCTACAAGACTTGGTTCTGAAGTCCATGATGAGATAGGCTATGACCCGGAGAGAGGCTACTTCAGGTATTCTAACAACCTGGGCGGTACAGAGGGAGGGATAACCAACGGCATGCCCATTCTGGTGAGGGTTACAATGAAGCCCATACCAACCTTAAAAAACCCCCTCAGGAGCGTGGATATAGATACGAAGGAAGAGCTCAGTGCAGGCAAGGAAAGGACAGACGTCGTTGCAGTACCAGCTGCTTCCGTTGTTGGAGAAGCTATGCTGGCTATAGTTCTTACAGACGCCCTTCTTGAGAAGCTCGGAGGCGATTTCATGGAAGAGGTGAAAAGCCGGTTTGAGATCTATATGAAACACGTAAAAAGCTTCTGA